A section of the Agromyces aurantiacus genome encodes:
- a CDS encoding O-acetylhomoserine aminocarboxypropyltransferase/cysteine synthase family protein: MADREYGFKTRAIHAGNIPDAETGARALPIYQSSAFVFDDTADAAARFALQKYGNIYSRLANPTVAAFEERVASLEGGLGAVATASGLAAQYITFASLVGTGDHIVASANLYGGSITQLDVTLRRFGVETTFVRSSDPAAYAPAITDRTKAIFVETIANPSGEIADLEGLADVAHAHGIPLIVDSTIATPYLNRPIEWGADIVTHSATKFLGGHGTTLGGVVVESGRFHWHSEKFPLFGQPVPSYGGLEWSGNFGEYAFLTRLRAEQLRDIGPALAPHSAFLLAQGVETLPYRIQAHVDNARVVAEWLADDPRVERVLWAGLPDHPHFERAAKYLPKGPGSVFSFEVKGGREVGRKLIESVNLASHLANIGDAKTLIIHPASTTHAQLTDQQLVDAGVLPGVVRLSVGIEDVEDIIADLDQALAGATQGLALAGATIGGDR, translated from the coding sequence ATGGCAGACCGCGAATACGGCTTCAAGACCCGCGCCATCCACGCGGGAAACATCCCCGACGCCGAGACGGGCGCCCGGGCGCTGCCGATCTACCAGTCGAGCGCGTTCGTCTTCGACGACACCGCCGACGCGGCGGCGCGCTTCGCGCTGCAGAAGTACGGCAACATCTACTCGCGCCTGGCCAACCCCACGGTCGCGGCATTCGAGGAGCGCGTCGCGAGCCTCGAGGGCGGCCTCGGCGCGGTCGCGACCGCGAGCGGCCTCGCGGCGCAGTACATCACCTTCGCGAGCCTCGTCGGCACGGGCGACCACATCGTCGCATCGGCGAACCTCTACGGCGGCTCGATCACCCAGCTGGATGTCACCCTCCGCCGCTTCGGCGTCGAGACGACGTTCGTGCGCTCGTCCGACCCGGCCGCCTACGCGCCCGCGATCACCGATCGCACCAAGGCGATCTTCGTCGAGACGATCGCGAACCCGTCGGGCGAGATCGCCGACCTCGAGGGCCTCGCCGACGTCGCGCACGCGCACGGCATCCCGCTCATCGTCGACTCGACGATCGCGACCCCGTACCTCAACCGCCCGATCGAGTGGGGCGCCGACATCGTCACGCACTCGGCGACGAAGTTCCTCGGCGGCCACGGCACCACCCTGGGCGGTGTCGTCGTCGAGTCGGGCCGGTTCCACTGGCACTCCGAGAAGTTCCCGCTCTTCGGCCAGCCCGTGCCGAGCTACGGCGGCCTCGAATGGTCGGGCAACTTCGGCGAGTACGCGTTCCTCACGCGCCTGCGCGCCGAGCAGCTGCGCGACATCGGGCCCGCGCTCGCGCCGCACTCCGCGTTCCTGCTCGCGCAGGGCGTCGAGACGCTGCCGTACCGCATCCAGGCGCACGTCGACAACGCGCGCGTCGTGGCCGAGTGGCTCGCCGACGACCCGCGCGTCGAGCGCGTGCTGTGGGCGGGCCTGCCCGACCACCCGCACTTCGAGCGCGCCGCGAAGTACCTGCCCAAGGGCCCCGGCTCGGTGTTCAGCTTCGAGGTGAAGGGCGGCCGCGAGGTCGGCCGGAAGCTCATCGAGTCGGTGAACCTGGCCAGCCACCTCGCCAACATCGGCGACGCCAAGACCCTCATCATCCACCCCGCGTCGACCACGCACGCGCAGCTCACCGACCAGCAGCTCGTCGACGCGGGCGTGCTGCCGGGGGTTGTGCGCCTCTCGGTCGGCATCGAGGACGTGGAGGACATCATCGCCGACCTCGACCAGGCGCTCGCCGGGGCGACGCAGGGTCTCGCACTGGCCGGCGCGACGATCGGAGGAGATCGATGA